The Candidatus Methylomirabilota bacterium region GGCCGATCCGGTTAGTCTTGGCCTCGATCTCTCCATCGAGCACGCCGGAGGCGTGGTGAAGAGGCCCAACGTCCTCGTGATCTTGATCGACGACCTGCGCCACGACGAGCTCGGCGTCGGTGGTCACCCGTACATGAAGACGCCGCACGCCGACCGCATCGCCTACGAGGGCGCCCTGTTCGAGCGGGCATTTCACACGACCCCCATCTGCTCGCCGAACCGGGCGTCGGTGATGACCGGTCAGTATGCGAGCCGGCACGGCATCATCGACAACGTCGCGCGTGACGCGGCCAGCCACCGGCTGCCGAACTACCACCTGGCCCTGCAGGCGCTCGGGTACGAGACCGCGCACGTGGGCAAGTGGCACATGGGCAACGACGGCCGGCCGCGTCCGGGCTACGACCACTGGGTCAGCTTCGACGGGCACGGGCGGCTGAACGATCCCACGCTCAACGTGAACGGTCGCTACGAGAAGCACCCGGGCTACATGACGGACGTGCTCAATGGGTTTGCCCTGGACTTCGTCTCGCGCAAGCACGAGCGTCCATGGGCGCTGTTCTTCGCCCACAAGGCGGTGCATCCCGACGCCTTCCAGCACCCGGACGGTACGCTCGACCTCGCCCAACGCGGAGGCTACCGGGTGGCGGAGCGCCACCAGGGCCTCTACGAGGGCTGCGTGTTCCCGCGGAAGCCGAACATGCGGTCGCCGGTGGAGGTCGTGAAGGACAAGCCGGCGTGGACCGAGGCGATGGC contains the following coding sequences:
- a CDS encoding sulfatase-like hydrolase/transferase, whose product is MKRPNVLVILIDDLRHDELGVGGHPYMKTPHADRIAYEGALFERAFHTTPICSPNRASVMTGQYASRHGIIDNVARDAASHRLPNYHLALQALGYETAHVGKWHMGNDGRPRPGYDHWVSFDGHGRLNDPTLNVNGRYEKHPGYMTDVLNGFALDFVSRKHERPWALFFAHKAVHPDAFQHPDGTLDLAQRGGYRVAERHQGLYEGCVFPRKPNMRSPVEVVKDKPAWTEAMALKQSDAAKAILDTIRPGSQEEIRLRAGMMAAVDEGVGTLFEALERSGALDDTIIVFFGDNGYFFGEHGLGPERRFPYEEGIRSPFLVRYPRRIKAGTRLRELVICQDLAPTLIELAGGRPGRQIQGRSLVPLFSGRRPAWRKSFLIEYWAENAMPWLVGMTYKAVRTDRHKYIHWVNKNRGHELDELYDLETDPFELRNLNRSRSHARVREKLRRELGRLVVEALGI